The Engystomops pustulosus chromosome 1, aEngPut4.maternal, whole genome shotgun sequence genome has a window encoding:
- the LOC140100153 gene encoding alveolar macrophage chemotactic factor-like, with translation MRGKFLPIVFLLGLHFFIHEVAGAQLDPILPRGECRCQNTTMNTVEKNKIKKIEFIPLRPYCQKIEIVVITKTGESVCIYPETKLYKYLIHYLIKMKELNQRKQKTQ, from the exons ATGAGAGGAAAGTTTCTGCCTATAGTCTTCCTGCTGGGGCTGCACTTCTTTATACATGAAGTAGCAG GTGCCCAACTAGATCCAATACTGCCAAGGGGGGAATGTAGATGTCAAAATACGACCATGAATACTGTTGAAAAGAATAAGATTAAGAAGATTGAATTTATACCTTTACGACCCTATTGCCAAAAGATAGAGATCGT TGTAATAACAAAGACTGGCGAATCTGTGTGCATTTATCCAGAAACAAAGTTGTATAAGTACTTGATACATTATCTGATAAA AATGAAAGAACTAAATCAGaggaaacaaaaaacacaataa